tttcattattttggtatcgtaaaaacaaaaaaaaaactcacttaTAGATGACTTAGTTGGTTAGGGCGTACTTGGAATTATGTGGTTAGACGTTTTGGTCCCAAATTCAATTCCCTAGCTAAGTACCCGTGATTTAAGTGGGAGGGTCATGGCGGTGGGTTGTTGTGCTAGTCTCTCCCGATGAATAGTTGAGGTACGCGCAAACCGATCTGGACATCTggattataaaataaaaaataaaaaggagaagaataagaggccccaaaagaaaatgaaaatagtttttttccCACCCATCATCCGGGCCGTGAcgccaatttctttttttttttttttggtctaagtgACGCCCATTTTGAGGAGTAAAAGCTTCcataaaaagcaaaagcaaaatccAGGACGCAAAAGCATTTTAATCGACCCACATCAAATCGAATCTTCTCTGAAACCGTCCAAAACCGTCGCAAGTACGCGCGCGACCCCCAGAccagagagagagcgagcgagagcGAAGAGCGTGACGATGGATTTGCTACCCCCAGAGACGTCGCAGCTCGGGAAGAAGCACGGGTTCCGGTCGCTGAAGCTGGCGACCGTCGACATGGACGACCCGCTCGGGGACGAGCCCTTCGGGACCGAGTACGGCAGGCTCGAGAATGGCCTCACTTACTACGTCCGCCGCAATCTCAAGCCCAGAATGAGAGCCGCCCTCGCTCTCATCGTTAAAGTTGGGTAAGCAAAGAGCACTTGAGCTCGCACTCGGTCTACTGCTCCTTTGTGTGTGcgcttgtgtgtgtgtatgtgtgtgtttttttctttgtgtgGTCGGATAGGTGATTAGATTGGTTCGGAGTTTGACATCGAAGAGGTGTTACTGGCTTAGAGTGAGCTTCGAGTGTGCATTTGAGTTTGATTGTATGTGTTGAGCGAGGTGGCCGAGTTTATTGGGTGAACTGTTGGAATGTGGCTGTGGGAGTTTGACCGAAGAGATTGCCTATTAGTGGAATCAGTTTGCAAATTAGATATGACTAGGTAGAATGAAATTGTGAAGTGGCATCAATTGAAGGATGGCTTCcatatttagggttttttgtttaCCTGCTAATGTCAACATTGTCTTGTGATAAGGAGAATGATGTATACCTTCATTTCCGCGAGGGAAACAGAATTTGTAATTTGTTCAAGTGGTTATAGGGAAACCTTGTCTGAGGAAAATGGTGGAATATACAAGATCAGCCgctatttttagaaaatctgTCTGCAATAATAGTGGATAAACTGTCACTCTCCCATGAGGAAATGCTTTTGTCAGGCTTGCGCTAGTAAGGTCAGGTCACTAGCATATTTGCAAGGACGAGCAATCTAGACTTTTTATTGATCCATCCAAGTCTTTATGAAGTGTCAGTATGTGTCATCTGGTATCCAAGTCAAAACTCAGACAAAACTGATGTCTGAATAACCTTGTGGTTAAGGTGATATGGTTTAAGCCCAATTGTCACGCAATTACATTGGAGTAGCTGGCATTGAGACTACGTGCAATGCTGGTCGTGTGTCTTTCATACCTTGAAGCACATGTGGTTAGGTGTGGACCTGTTATTATTGGCATTTTCCGTCATGATATTGATGAAACAGCTGAGTCTGCTACCATTACAGACTCAAATTACAGAACCTGATGACAGTTTAGAATTCCGCCTTCATTGCTAGTCTCGGTTCTTAACTAAAGAGAAACAATGGGATGCGTGTTTCATCTAGCCATTAGTTACACTTTTTTCATTGCTTATTTCTATGGTAAAACATAGCATTGGTTTGACACAGAGGATAACCTATTGTGTTTGTGGCAGCTCAGTCTTGGAAGAGGATGATGAGCTTGGAGTTGCTCACATAATCGAGCACCTTGCTTTCAGTGCTACTAACAGATATACCAATCACGATATCGTGAAATTCCTAGAGAGTATCGGAGCAGAATTCGGTGCATGTCAAAATGCTGCAACATCTGCTGATCAGACCATATATGAGTTGTTTGTTCCTGTTGACAAGCCTGAGCTGCTGTCTCAGGCTATCTCTATATTGGCAGAGTTCAGCTCTGAGGTACCAACAAAACTTGGCAGTTTGATAGTTATTGGTCTCTTGATGTATCATTGTTAATGACTGTGGACTTCAGGTTCGGGTCTCAAAAGATGATCTGGAAAAAGAACGAGGAGCTGTCTTAGAAGAATACAGAAGTAACAGGAATGCAACTGGAAGAATGCAGGATGCTCATTGGCTTTTGTTGATGGAAGGTTCAAAGGTAGTCCCATGTAATAAATTATATCCCTATTGCTTTCTATCCATTTTTTACTGATATTTCAGTGACTCTTTGCTATACTGCACTTCTTTTAGAGAGTTTGTTTGAAGAATGTACTTCTAATATTTCTAAGCTCTTTCTAAAATGGTACAGAAGATGTGTTGCTCGAGCCTCTAGgatggccaaattaaaaaaagaaaagaaaatcatggtGCTTGTGGAAATTGCGAAGGATGTGTTTTTGCATCACTTTCGAGTTCAGTTCATTGTAGCCTTCTATTACCTTGCCAAATTAGTGGACAATCAGGTAGAATTTCAATGAAAATAGTCTGTCTATTTGCCTTGTGCATCCCCTCTTTCTGAGGTGGGGCATCCTGTTTCCCCTTGTCATCCTATCTGCTATGGAATTATTTCTGTTTCGTTGTCTTTTAGTGGAGCTGCAATGCAAGAGAGTATTACTGTGAGGTgattagaatttgaaaaatcgGTCAGTGATTGTAATTTTCTAAAGGTcaactaaaggaaaagaaagtttcCCCAAAAGTGTTGGCATTTTTAAAGTTACAGAGGAAGTTACATTGGCTGGTGTGAAATTGAAGTTTACCTCGGCGAAGTTGCATCAGTTTGTGGTTTATAATTGGAATCGGAATATTGCAGTATGCAGAGCGCTTACCTATTGGAACAGAAGCGGTGATTCGAACTGTCTCTGCTGAGACTGTGAAGCAGTTTTATCAGAAATGGTACCAGTTATGTCATATGGCAGTTATAGCTGTTGGAGACTTTCCGGACACTCAGGTTTGGTGTCATTGTATATCAACTTTCCATCCCAAAGCACCATGTTTAGTATCCAAATTTCCAGGCTTTCTAAAGCTCTCCTTCTCTATTACAGAGTGTCGTTGATATGATAAAGACTCATTTTAGGCAGCGAGGTGCAATGCTTGATCACCAACCCATTCCTACCTATTCAGTTCCATCTCATGACAAACCACGATTTTCATATTCTGTTGAATGTGAAGCTGCTGGGGTGAGTGTATgcttaattttctcttttgtacACGATATTAACCTTTATTTGTTGTCCTGGAAGTGTTTCTTCATGACTCCATAAGCTTGATTTGTATTGTTGCAGAGTGTGGTAATGATCAGCTATAAAATGCCAGCAGATGATTTAAAAACCGTGAAGGACTACAAAGACTTGCTCACAGAATCTGTGTTTCTTCATGCCCTAAACCAAAGATTCTTCAAGCAATCTCGGATGAAAGATCCGCCCTATTTCTCTTGTTCAGCTGATTCAGATGTCTTAGTTCGTCCACTAAAGGCCTATGTGATAACAGCATCGTGCGAAGAAGGAGGGACCATGGAGGCTCTAGAGTCAATGCTGATGGAGGTCAATTTCTCTTTGGTTAATAAACTTCTCTTGTTGTTTATTGTTCTTCAACCACACTTATGTTTCAGGTGGCAAGGGTGAGAATCCATGGTTTTTCAGAACGTGAAATATCTATTGTTCGAGCTTTGCTTTTGTCAGAGATTGAATCCGCTTATCTGGAGCGTGATCAAATGCAATCAACCAGCTTGCGAGATGAATTAATCCAAGTATTTCCATGACCTATAAGCTTGATAAAGTCATTATTTAGGTTCATTGGCTTTAGAAATGATTGCTGCTACATATAAACCTGCAGCACTTTTTGCGTGGCGAGCCTGTGATTGGTATTGAGTACGAGGCACAACTCCAGAAAACTATCTTACCCCGTGAGTAATCATAACCATTTTATGTAGTTTAGTGCTTTTCCATACCAGAGAAAATAGAGGTCGTGAGCACAGACTAAGTCCTTTCGTACTTGTAGATATTTCATCATTAGACGTATCAAAATATGCGGAGAAGCTGCTTACCTCGAGCAGCTGTGTCATTAAAGCCATTGAGCCTCAAGTATCCGCAAAGGTGGACGATCTTAAAAGTGTCGTATTGAAGGTCAATTCTCTAGAGGAGGCAAAACAAGTTCCACTATGGGATGAAGAACATATTCCGGAAGAGATTGTTCCTGTGAAGCCAAATCCAGGGTATAGTTGGGCCAATGGTCTCTTCTTGTACCTGTCCTTGCCTTTGGAAGtattaatataataaatttcCTACATCTAATTAATGCATATCCTCTAACCATGTTCCTATCTCAATCTATACGGTAGTTGTTTAATCTCTTGTATGTCAATGGTAGATGTGGATTTTACTCTTCCAAGTGTAGTTTCAGCTGAGTCAGAGTTTAGGCAATGAACATGTGAATTAAAATTCAACAGAATTCCTCAAATATTCATAATTCTGATTGTGGAGATCTTCTTGCTGGATTTGAGATGGTTGTGCTATATAACAAGAGGTCGGCAAATTGCTCATGGAACATCTAGGGATAGCACGGTCAGCTATCTTATGATTTCATTCCTTGAGCCTTGCTGCATGATTTGTGGCATAAAACATAACTAGTATCTACCTAGTTATTGGGGTATTTAACTTGTCAGATATCAATTGTTGCAGATTTCAAAGGAGAAAAAGtagtttcttctatttcttatttttctaatcattCTTACAACAAACATTAGATATAAATAGAGTCTAGGACAGCTAtacaatagaaagaaaataaaagtagaaaatgaaaagatttccTACTTCCTAATTCTGATGATCTACCTCCTAATTTCGAGCATTcataaataaaagtaaatgGAAACAAAATAATATCATATCTCAAGATTTTCTCCTGATTCCCCGAGATCTTCTCTCGATTCTTCGACATCCCCCCTCAAGTTGGTGCGTAAGATATCTATTATGCCCAACTTGTTGATGAGAGACTTGAAGTTAGGTATGAACAGTCCCTTCGTAAGAATGTCAGCTATTTGTTGTGTTGTTGGCACAAATGGCATACAAATAGCTCCTGCGTCAATCTTCTCCTTGATAAAATGTCTGTCGATCTCAACATGCTTAGTTCTGTCATGTTCCACTGGATTATGTGCAATGTTGATTGCAGCCTTGTTGTCACAGCACAACTTCATAGGCATTTATTCTGGCACTTGAAGTGTGTTAACCACAACATCTCACAGACTCCATGGGCCATTGCTCGCTATTCTGCTTCTTACTTCTCCAAGTAACCAAGTTTCCCCAGACATATGTACAATATCCTAAAGTTGACCTTCTGTCAGTAATTGACCCTGCCCAGTTTGCAGCTGTGTATGCTTCAATTTCCTGTTGAGTAGACTTTCGAATAGCATACATTTTTCAGGTGTGTTTTTTAGGTATCTCAGGATCCTATACACAACCTCAACGTGTTTTTCATAGGGAGAATGCATAAATTAGCTTACCATACTCACAACAAAAGCAATGTTTGGCTGAGTATGCGATAAATAGATTAATTTCTTGTCTACAACCACTCATTCTAGTCTCCTTTAGAAGATCCATGACATATTTCCTTTGTGATACTAGAATTCCCTTTTTTGACCGAGCCGCCTCCATTCCGAGGAAATACCTTAGAGTTCCCAAGTGCTTGATCTCAAATTCAGAAGCTAAACCTTCTTTCAACCTGTTCATCTCGGCAATATCATTCCTGCTGAGAATGATGTCGTCCACATACACTATCAGAATTGCAACCTTCCCATCACGAGAATGCTTAACAAACATGGTATGATCAGCTTGTCCTTAAACATACCCTTGTTTCTTTACAGCCTGAGTGAACTTCTCAAACCAGGCCCTCAGTGACTGTTTTAGTCCATATAGTGACTTCTTCAATCTACAAACCTTTGATCCAAACCTTCTATCAAAGCCCGGGGGGGAATCCATGTATACTTCTTCCTCCAAATCTCCGTTCAGAAACGCATTCTTCACATCTAGTTGTTGCAGAGGCCAATCATTtgtttccgaatcacgtagccTGATTTGCCTCCGAGATTCCTCCCTTTTAACTTCAGAGAAAACCTCGCTTGTCAAGTGGCCGAGCTTCCCTTTGCCATCGATTGCTAGTTTCACCGATTGAGCCCACTCAAAATAATTTTGGCCATTCAATCGGTGAACTGTTAATAGCAGGTTGGGGTTCTTGGAGAATTGCTCCTTACTACTGCTCGATTGTCTAGAGAGATCAGTTGAGTTTCTCTCTGGCACGACACCTGAATCGGTGTCTCTACGAGCTCCGGTCATTGCCATTTTCACCAAAGTAGGAGCTGGATACCATGCggatttcaaagaagaaaagtagtttcttctatttcttatttttctaatcattCTTACAACGAACATTACATATAAATAGAGTCTATGACAGCTAtacaatagaaagaaaataaaagtagaaaaggaaaagatttatTACTTCCTAATTCTGATGATCTACCTCCTAATTTTGGGCATTCACAAATAAAAGtaaatggaaataaaataatatcatATCCCAAGATCTTCTCCTGATTCCCCGAGATCTTTTCCCGATTCTTCGACAGTTAtcatgattttttatatttccacTATGGTCCTCATACACTCAAGATATGCTTTACAACAACTAAAGAATTATGCACATAATTTAACTGCTCCTCAGACCTCCATTGTGATTTCCCTTGTTTGTATTAAATGAACTGTATTCTGTAGATCAGTATCTTCTTGAGTTCTACTTCTATCAACATGGAAACACCTCAAAGGGTGATTTGTACAGACAACATTGTGATCTGACTATTATGAATCTTGAAAAGTGCTGATAGTGCTGCAAAAGCATAATGCAGATTCTGTGACAGGGTTAAACTACCTAAGACTGATTTTGTAATTCTTCAAACTTCTTATTCTTCTGTCAACTTTATAGCCAAGCATGTTCTCTCAACTGGCTATTCAATCAATCTAGGTGGACAATTCTTTCTGGCACATTTGTATTTGAACTTGGACGTTCAAACTTTAACCTTCTATGGCCAGAAAGACTTTAACCTTGTGAGGATGTTCTTTTCAGCTATGTTGCCCAGCAGCTTGAATACTCAGACATCGGAGCCACTGAATTGATCCTATCAAATGGGATGAGAATATGTTATAAATGTACTGACTTCCTTGATGACCAGGTAAACTCTGGACTTCTGTGCCTTGTTAACTCCTCAGGTTGAGTACTTTACATAAACTATCTCAGGGTAGTGGATCCtgaaattttatgatattttgtGAATAgtagtcattttaattttctatgaatGGCATTCATCAGATTGTGTATACAAAACATGGACTTCACCATTCCTGCTATCTTAAATTCCTGTGCATGCATGTGTTATCTGCTAAGTTGTAGAGCAGTCGAAACACTTAAAGGTTATAGTTCTTATATAGATTTGGGTCTTGAGATAAAATTTGAGTACCTTTTGGCTCTTGAAAAGATGTGTGTCTGGCACCTTTAAGAATTTCTTTTCTACCAGAACTGATGGAAATAggcttttttttaacttaaagTTGCCAATGTTCGCTTGGTTCCTTTGATGAGTAGTAATATTTGGCTTTCCGGGATGCTAGAGGAAGTTAATTTCTAGCTTAGATTTGAAATTATCAAAAGCTTTAGTTCTCTACTTCATGAACCTCCTCATTGAATTATGTTATGCCGGTGGACTTATTTGCATTA
This genomic interval from Rhodamnia argentea isolate NSW1041297 chromosome 4, ASM2092103v1, whole genome shotgun sequence contains the following:
- the LOC115749139 gene encoding zinc protease PQQL-like; the protein is MDLLPPETSQLGKKHGFRSLKLATVDMDDPLGDEPFGTEYGRLENGLTYYVRRNLKPRMRAALALIVKVGSVLEEDDELGVAHIIEHLAFSATNRYTNHDIVKFLESIGAEFGACQNAATSADQTIYELFVPVDKPELLSQAISILAEFSSEVRVSKDDLEKERGAVLEEYRSNRNATGRMQDAHWLLLMEGSKYAERLPIGTEAVIRTVSAETVKQFYQKWYQLCHMAVIAVGDFPDTQSVVDMIKTHFRQRGAMLDHQPIPTYSVPSHDKPRFSYSVECEAAGSVVMISYKMPADDLKTVKDYKDLLTESVFLHALNQRFFKQSRMKDPPYFSCSADSDVLVRPLKAYVITASCEEGGTMEALESMLMEVARVRIHGFSEREISIVRALLLSEIESAYLERDQMQSTSLRDELIQHFLRGEPVIGIEYEAQLQKTILPHISSLDVSKYAEKLLTSSSCVIKAIEPQVSAKVDDLKSVVLKVNSLEEAKQVPLWDEEHIPEEIVPVKPNPGYVAQQLEYSDIGATELILSNGMRICYKCTDFLDDQVLFTGFSYGGLSEVLENEYFSCSMGSTIAGEIGVYGYRPSVLMDMLAGKRAEVGTKIGAYMRSFSGDCSPSDLESALQLVYQLFTTTVEPGEEDVKIVMQMAEAAVRAQERDPYTAFANRVSELNYGNSYFFRPIKISDLKRVEPRRACEYFSCCFKDPSTFTVVIVGSISPTMAVPLILQYLGGIPRPPEPILRYSRDDLKGLPVTSPTKIVRDVVRSPMVQAQCSVQICFPVELKNGTMVKEVHSIGFLSKLLETKLMQVLRFKHGQIYSTGVSVFLGSNRPSRTGDVRGDISINFSCDPEISSKLVDLTLDEIQRLQEEGPSEQDVLTILEIEQRAHEDGVQENYYWLDKILRSYQSRVYSGDVGTSFKVQDEARSKVRESLTPSTAQSALQRILPFPCKKQYTVVILVPQRSCLEMLKSLFGFSRITYGRDAKILVGVATMTILALSLWRYSRCSVKS